A stretch of DNA from Microtus pennsylvanicus isolate mMicPen1 chromosome 20, mMicPen1.hap1, whole genome shotgun sequence:
AAAGGATTTTAGGGATGCCTAAAAGTGCACGAGCTATCAACGTACCGACCGTGGCTTCAGCTGATTGCCGACACTGCTTGGCATAGTTGAGAAGATAGTAATGCAACAAGATCTCGAAACTACCACCCACTGGCAGAACACAGCCCGCTGGTATAGTTGATGAACAATAACCCCGGGAAGTACATGCCTCCAGGGACTTGTATATCACTGGCAACGTGTACCCTTTACCAGGATTATTTATGACCTGTACATTTTCATGAGAAATTTCTGCTCTAGTGTCTTCTATTGTGGGGTTTCCAGTGAAATTATTCTCAATCGACCGTTCACAGCCATCAATCATCCAGTTTCTTTCTGCAGACAAGCACTTCCGTATATCACCTGTTGGAGACACATCTGTCGGTGTCTCCTTCTGTGCTGACCATGGCACAGGCATTTCTAATTCTGTATCGGAAGCCACCAGATttgaatatacttttaaatacGTTTGAGTGTTTTCcgatttatttttgttctttacgGTTATGTCTTGATACTTACCCATTTCTGGGAGGTGATGACTCTCTCTGCTACTGTTAGAAGCAAGAGGACGGGAGTCGCACTGGTCCTCGGTTTGTACAACGTAATTTAGGTCAAGGTCGGTAAACAAGTGCCGGAGCATCTTAAACGCTCCCTGCAAAGCACTCTCATGTTGTTGAACAAGACCCGGAACCGGTCCACAAAGGATCATGCAGTGTGGTATAAACCCACGTGTGCTCATCAAACCAAGATGAACATACCTTTTGGACCTAAGGATGAGGGGTTTACAAAATCTCACCGAAGTCGTCTGCAAAATCTCACCCTGTGAAGTGACCCGTGGCGGAACACAAGGAGGAAGGCCGGCGATCCTCTGGATGAGAGAAACCTCTTGGGCCGATAAGCACTCCACCACGGATATGCTACGTAGTCTTGCGCTGTAAACAACCAGGTCTGGCTGCTTCACACTGGACAGGAGCAGTTTTATATTCTGACTCTGCAAATGTTTCATTACTGCCTCTGTCCTCTCCACGATCCAACACTGAGACGCCTGAAACTGCGCTTCCGAATTTAGCATCAACTCTGATTTGGACGATGATAACGGAGGCTGGAGGGCTTCTGTGACCACCACCATCCTAATGTCACCATCTGCTGGGCAATACACAGAGAAGTCTCGGTGAAGCACAAGGCCGTCCACGATTCTGGAAGCGGAAACAGGAAGGCCTGCGACACCAACATTCAGCTCGAAAAAACAGCTGTCCATCAAGTCAAACACTTCGATCCCACTTTCACAAGCCACGCACTCGAGAACGTAGTCACACGTCAACTGTGAAATGAATCTGCAATTGTTTCGTCCCACTCGTCCACAAAAATATGCTTCTAGGAGTGACTCTAAAGAGCGCCTGCGCAGTGTTCTTCCTTTAGcagatgaagaaaagacagacaaataGTGCCTGCTTAAATACTGGTCCACAATACCGTCTAGTATTTGTGTCTGAAACGTTAGAAGAGCCTGGGAAACAGATTTCCACTGACTACAGTTTTTCCAGTGCCTTTCATGGGTTTGAATATTTTCAGGAGTGAATGGATCTTTTTCTCTGATTGCATCAAGTCCTCTGAGTAAATggcaaagaaaaataacaaatgttttagCACCGTCTCCCGTTTTTTTAAGGTGACTGGAAACACACGCCACTATCATCCTGTatagggagggaaaaaaagtaaCTCAGATTTTCTACGTTGGTGCCAAGTTAAAAGCTACAGACAGACATAAAGACTAccgggttttgtttttttttttttgacacacaGACTtatctttacttttaaatttttttctaagctaCTTTGTTCTATCCTAAGAATCCAGGGACGGGAAAAGAGAAATGTTCTAGATAGCTGATGAGGTTTGGGGTCCAGGACAAGTCGTTTTGGAGAGCACGCTAACCCGATGTCTGCACTGGTCTTATAAGATCGTTCTATCCCCCGGATCCCGGCGGACGGCAGGTGGCGCGAGGTACCTGGCTAAGGGATGCTCTAAGTGCAGCGCCTCCAGGAGGCGGCCTCCATCCCGGCTAAGCAGCACCTCGCCGGTGGGCTTCGTACACAAGACTAGCCCGCCCTCGGGCCCCACGCAGCGGTTTGCGATGGCTTCGAGCACCTCAGCCACGCGCAGCGCCGCGGTCACGGACCCCGGGGACCCCATGGACGCAGGGTCCCGCGGACCGCTTCGGCGTAACTGAGGGCGGAAGAGCAGGACCGCTGGTGGGCGGGGCCGGAAGAGGCGGGGAGGAAGCCGGAAGTGCAGCCGCTGGGCTCGGCGGTGCAATGGAACCCACCCGTGGGGTGACCGTGGAGTCTCCTGACGCCATCCTGCACTCACCGCCCTGCTAGGTCTGCACTCCGCGGGTTCTGTCCCCGCCCCGGGTCCGTCTGTCTGCGCCTACAGGGCCCACACTCTATCAACCGCTCTCCCTGACGTCACGCACATGGTTTTAGGCTGCTGGATGGCCTCGGAGATTGGCCACCGCCCTTTTTAGGCTGACTTCCGCTGGGGCGTGCGATCTTTCCTGCGTGCAGGGGTCTAAGAAACCCCGACTAGTTTAACCACTTGTGCAGAAATGATAGACGTTTGCCCGTTATTCACATCGATGACCATTAGTACGATTCGACATAAATTAACCCTGTGTGTTGCATACAACCCCCAAGCAGAAATGTTTCCTATTAAAACACAGGCTTCTGAAGTTATTTTCTGAATGTCAATCATCCGTGACATTCAGAAAATAACTTCTGTGGTCCCTGGTTTCctcatttatatatattaaaaatttatgtatattatatacactAAAAAATGCACAGTTTTGAGGTGGGTACAATAGAAAGTACTTTGTACAGTCTCTAACTCAGAGCAAGTAGAATCAAGAATTTGTCAATTTACTCACAACATTCTTAGGGTGGACCATCACTCCTGGACTGTTATATCCACAAGAATGCAGAACAAACATGTCAATATTAGCAGGAAAGTGATCTAGATACACACTGATGTTTAACAGGTTTCCCCCTACTCCTTATTCccatgcagaaaaacaaaactgtaggttatcctgttatttctagaagttctgaGGGGTAAGCtagaagggggagaaaggaggaggaaatggggtAAAACTTTCCTGAACTTATCTGAGGTTCAGGTGATTGGAGGGGAAAATATTTCAATGTTTAACGGTAATGCCTTTTTTTACCTGGTTGTATTCATCACGTGATGTTATCTTAATATAGACTTAAGTAGTGGGTTATTTCAAACATTTAAATACTACAATCAAGGTTCTACTTGATTGAATGCACTGTGTAGACATGATTTAAAACACTTGCACCTTTTCAGAGACTGCTTTCACCGTTATTGTGTGTGTAGTTCTTGGGGTCATTTAGAAACTCTGAACCTCATTTTTAATGTATGAACTATGTATAATATCCACTTATTTAACAAAGAATATAAAGTGCCAAGTAAAACATACATTAGGGATTCTGTTAAATCCCTGTCAAGCCTGTACCCATCTTTTGCACCCCCCCCAAaacaatgcaaaataaataagagaatttaGTTACTACATTATATCAGGAGTCATTGAATCACagattgcttttaaaaagtttatttagaATACCTACTTGTAGAAGTTAACATAATTTTACAGATCAGTAGAaaaattcttttctctctgcaAACATAACAGGTTAGGAATAATAGATTAGAAATGTATACATTACAAAACCGCCTGACTA
This window harbors:
- the Bbs10 gene encoding BBSome complex assembly protein BBS10 yields the protein MGSPGSVTAALRVAEVLEAIANRCVGPEGGLVLCTKPTGEVLLSRDGGRLLEALHLEHPLARMIVACVSSHLKKTGDGAKTFVIFLCHLLRGLDAIREKDPFTPENIQTHERHWKNCSQWKSVSQALLTFQTQILDGIVDQYLSRHYLSVFSSSAKGRTLRRRSLESLLEAYFCGRVGRNNCRFISQLTCDYVLECVACESGIEVFDLMDSCFFELNVGVAGLPVSASRIVDGLVLHRDFSVYCPADGDIRMVVVTEALQPPLSSSKSELMLNSEAQFQASQCWIVERTEAVMKHLQSQNIKLLLSSVKQPDLVVYSARLRSISVVECLSAQEVSLIQRIAGLPPCVPPRVTSQGEILQTTSVRFCKPLILRSKRYVHLGLMSTRGFIPHCMILCGPVPGLVQQHESALQGAFKMLRHLFTDLDLNYVVQTEDQCDSRPLASNSSRESHHLPEMGKYQDITVKNKNKSENTQTYLKVYSNLVASDTELEMPVPWSAQKETPTDVSPTGDIRKCLSAERNWMIDGCERSIENNFTGNPTIEDTRAEISHENVQVINNPGKGYTLPVIYKSLEACTSRGYCSSTIPAGCVLPVGGSFEILLHYYLLNYAKQCRQSAEATVGTLIARALLGIPKILCKPQKGKASFPHTYIRSLHALQTGQPVVSSQSGLEPVAGKYQLLTSVLQCLAKILTIDLIINIKRQPQKTSDEDSEDEL